From the genome of Haematobia irritans isolate KBUSLIRL unplaced genomic scaffold, ASM5000362v1 scaffold_6, whole genome shotgun sequence, one region includes:
- the LOC142242685 gene encoding histone H3, whose protein sequence is MARTKQTARKSTGGKAPRKQLATKAARKSAPATGGVKKPHRFRPGTVALREIRRYQKSTELLIRKLPFQRLVREIAQDFKTDLRFQSSAVMALQEASEAYLVGLFEDTNLCAIHAKRVTIMPKDIQLARRIRGERA, encoded by the coding sequence ATGGCTCGTACCAAGCAAACTGCCCGTAAATCTACCGGTGGCAAAGCCCCTCGTAAGCAATTGGCTACTAAAGCTGCTCGTAAGAGTGCCCCAGCCACTGGCGGTGTCAAGAAACCCCATCGTTTCCGCCCTGGTACCGTTGCTTTGCGTGAAATCCGTCGTTACCAAAAGAGCACAGAATTGTTGATCCGCAAATTGCCTTTCCAACGTTTGGTTCGTGAAATTGCCCAAGATTTCAAAACTGACTTGCGTTTCCAGAGTTCTGCTGTCATGGCCTTGCAAGAAGCTAGCGAAGCCTACTTGGTTGGTCTATTCGAAGATACCAACTTGTGCGCTATCCATGCTAAGCGTGTCACCATCATGCCTAAGGATATCCAATTGGCCAGACGTATTCGTGGAGAACgtgcttaa